From the genome of Streptomyces sp. NBC_00659, one region includes:
- a CDS encoding tetratricopeptide repeat protein, which translates to MGGGELYCDTCGLAPAVPAPGPGAGEQPAGEPLTCDRPGCEGSYEDMGGGELYCDTCGLAPAVRAPGSSRSGSGPRAGAGAAGPASSGALGGGRGSRGSDSAGVRGGSPSSSRTSSRTSRSSQSRRSVSGRLSRSLSGRSTGRSVSVRSSGSAASSSGRGRLGAGLVEVPGVPRPDPRGMVLENPEVPERKRFCSRSDCGAPVGRSRGEVPGRTEGFCTKCGHPYSFVPKLRTGDIVHGQYEVMGCLAHGGLGWVYLAVDRAVSDRWVVLKGLLDTGDQDAMAAAISERRFLAEIEHANIVRIYNFVEHLDQRTGSLDGYIVMEYVGGKSLKELANGRRTADGKRDPLPVEQACAYGIEALEALGHLHSRNLLYCDFKVDNAIQTEDQLKLIDMGAVRRMDDDESAIYGTVGYQAPEVAEVGPSVASDLYTVARTLAVLAFDFQGYTNVFVDSLPDPDNIEVFRQYESFYRLLVRATDPDPARRFASAQEMSEQLTGVLREVVSLQTGRARPALSTLFGPETRVTDTELFGKAAEDVSRLGARVVPVRARKGAAALPAGTNGTGPLPPGPPSSATLVRPVAAAATALALPVPRVDPGDPNAGFLAGLIASAPAELIAALRAAPAASTELRLRELRARLEMGETNEAGSAVDALEADHPDDWRVVWYRGVTALASGENEIAALSFDAVYDAFPGEPAPKLALGVCAEVLGQLDNAAEYYRLVWTTDPSYVSAAFGLARVQLAAGDRRGAVRTLESVPESSIHYTAARVAAVRARLRQRPVTETAAPLLDDLTAAAGQVEALDGFGLDAVRREQLSTEVLGCALDWVLSGSQGSAPASGRGTALLGSELDERGLRFGLERSYRTLARLARGGEERIDLVERANRYRPRTWV; encoded by the coding sequence ATGGGAGGCGGCGAGCTGTACTGCGACACGTGCGGCCTCGCCCCGGCCGTACCGGCGCCGGGACCTGGTGCGGGCGAACAGCCGGCGGGTGAGCCGCTCACGTGCGATCGGCCCGGTTGTGAAGGGTCCTACGAGGACATGGGAGGCGGCGAGCTGTACTGCGACACGTGCGGCCTCGCCCCGGCCGTACGGGCGCCGGGGTCCTCCCGGTCCGGGAGCGGCCCGCGAGCCGGTGCCGGAGCGGCGGGTCCGGCGTCGTCCGGCGCCCTCGGGGGCGGCCGCGGTTCGCGTGGCTCCGACAGCGCCGGCGTGCGCGGCGGCTCACCCTCCAGCTCGCGTACGTCGTCACGTACGTCGCGCTCCTCGCAGTCGCGGCGCTCGGTCTCCGGCCGCCTGTCGCGGTCGCTGTCGGGCCGCTCGACGGGCCGTTCGGTGTCGGTGCGCAGCTCCGGCTCGGCGGCGTCCTCCTCCGGGCGGGGCCGCCTCGGCGCCGGGCTCGTCGAGGTCCCCGGGGTGCCGCGGCCCGACCCGCGCGGGATGGTCCTGGAGAACCCGGAGGTGCCCGAGCGCAAACGGTTCTGTTCGCGCTCCGACTGCGGTGCGCCGGTGGGGCGTTCGCGCGGCGAGGTGCCCGGCCGCACCGAGGGGTTCTGCACGAAGTGCGGCCACCCGTACTCGTTCGTGCCGAAGCTGCGCACCGGTGACATCGTGCACGGCCAGTACGAGGTGATGGGCTGTCTGGCGCACGGCGGGCTCGGCTGGGTGTACCTCGCCGTCGACCGCGCGGTGTCCGACCGGTGGGTGGTCCTGAAGGGTCTGCTCGACACGGGCGACCAGGACGCGATGGCGGCCGCGATCTCCGAGCGGCGCTTCCTCGCGGAGATCGAGCACGCCAACATCGTGCGGATCTACAACTTCGTCGAGCACCTCGACCAGCGCACGGGTTCGCTGGACGGGTACATCGTCATGGAGTACGTGGGCGGCAAGTCGCTCAAGGAGCTCGCCAACGGGCGCCGCACGGCGGACGGCAAGCGCGATCCGCTCCCGGTGGAGCAGGCCTGCGCGTACGGCATCGAGGCCCTGGAGGCCCTCGGCCATCTGCACAGCCGCAACCTGCTGTACTGCGACTTCAAGGTCGACAACGCGATCCAGACCGAGGACCAGCTCAAGCTGATCGACATGGGCGCGGTGCGCAGGATGGACGACGACGAGTCGGCCATCTACGGCACCGTGGGCTACCAGGCCCCCGAGGTCGCCGAGGTGGGCCCCTCGGTCGCCTCCGACCTCTACACGGTCGCCCGGACGCTCGCCGTCCTCGCCTTCGACTTCCAGGGCTACACGAACGTCTTCGTGGACTCCCTGCCCGACCCGGACAACATCGAGGTCTTCCGTCAGTACGAGTCGTTCTACCGGCTTCTCGTCCGGGCCACCGACCCCGACCCGGCCCGCCGTTTCGCCTCGGCGCAGGAGATGTCCGAGCAGCTGACGGGCGTGCTGCGCGAGGTGGTCTCGCTCCAGACGGGGCGTGCGCGTCCGGCGCTGTCGACCCTGTTCGGGCCGGAGACCAGGGTCACCGACACCGAGCTGTTCGGGAAGGCAGCCGAGGACGTGTCGCGGCTGGGGGCCCGCGTGGTCCCCGTACGGGCGAGGAAGGGCGCGGCCGCGCTGCCCGCGGGGACGAACGGGACCGGGCCGCTGCCGCCCGGTCCGCCGTCCTCCGCCACCCTGGTCAGGCCCGTCGCGGCGGCGGCCACCGCGCTCGCCCTGCCCGTGCCGCGGGTGGACCCGGGCGACCCGAACGCCGGTTTCCTCGCGGGGCTCATCGCGTCCGCGCCCGCGGAGCTGATCGCCGCGCTGCGGGCGGCACCGGCCGCCTCCACGGAGCTGCGGCTGCGGGAGCTGCGGGCCCGCCTGGAGATGGGCGAAACGAACGAGGCCGGCTCGGCCGTCGACGCGCTGGAGGCCGATCACCCGGACGACTGGCGGGTGGTCTGGTACCGCGGCGTCACGGCACTGGCGAGCGGCGAGAACGAGATCGCGGCGCTGTCCTTCGACGCGGTCTACGACGCCTTCCCCGGTGAGCCCGCGCCCAAGCTGGCCCTCGGCGTGTGCGCGGAGGTGCTCGGCCAGCTCGACAACGCCGCCGAGTACTACCGGCTGGTGTGGACGACCGACCCCAGCTATGTGAGCGCGGCGTTCGGGCTGGCCAGGGTGCAGCTCGCGGCGGGGGACCGCCGTGGTGCCGTACGTACCCTGGAATCCGTGCCGGAGTCGTCGATCCACTACACGGCGGCCCGGGTCGCCGCCGTGCGGGCGCGGCTGCGGCAGCGGCCGGTCACGGAGACGGCGGCGCCGCTCCTGGACGATCTGACGGCGGCGGCCGGGCAGGTGGAGGCGCTCGACGGCTTCGGTCTGGACGCGGTGCGGCGCGAGCAGTTGTCGACGGAGGTCCTCGGCTGCGCGCTGGACTGGGTACTCTCCGGTAGCCAGGGTTCCGCTCCGGCTTCCGGACGCGGAACCGCGCTGCTCGGCAGCGAGTTGGACGAACGTGGCCTCCGTTTCGGCCTCGAACGTTCGTACCGGACGCTGGCCCGGCTCGCGCGGGGCGGCGAGGAAAGGATCGACCTGGTGGAACGCGCAAACCGTTACCGCCCCCGGACGTGGGTGTGA
- a CDS encoding protein phosphatase 2C domain-containing protein: MSQMPQPTALSRCPSCEEPLDAADRFCGACGYDLSTVSAPPRDHPTIAMNGTSAGPPPAAPSMDWPLAHEAGGTDTPAPVHRAADIPGTDSGGSELPHPEHPEHPENSEHSEHPEGDPAAVRPAGAKRPAGQPSGVRFDRPSEPDEYPLAPPADGPEREVPADPRTGDLPVPPAGAKLCVACRSGQVDTDGYCEHCGHAQPRERDHMEQELGAVAAVSDRGLRHHRNEDAFAISSTALPDGSPVVVAIVCDGVSSATRPDEASLAASHAANESLLAALPLGTHPQQAMHEAIVAASEAVNALASPSTAQGEHAPHVNAPACTIVGALVTSSLLIVGWVGDSRVYWIPVDRSSLPARLTEDDSWAAQMVAAGLMNEAEAYADERAHAITGWLGADAYELEPHTVSFKPDRPGVVVVCTDGLWNYAESAEEMAEAVPLDAAERPLQSAQVLVGHALDGGGHDNVTVAVLPFPAPSQGAGSA, translated from the coding sequence ATGTCCCAGATGCCCCAGCCGACGGCCCTTTCGCGGTGCCCCAGTTGCGAGGAGCCGCTGGACGCGGCTGACCGTTTCTGCGGTGCCTGCGGCTACGACCTGTCGACGGTGTCCGCACCGCCGCGGGATCACCCCACGATCGCCATGAACGGCACATCGGCCGGCCCACCGCCGGCCGCCCCGTCCATGGACTGGCCCCTGGCACACGAGGCCGGCGGCACGGACACGCCCGCGCCGGTCCACCGCGCCGCCGACATCCCGGGCACCGATTCGGGTGGTTCCGAACTGCCGCATCCGGAGCACCCCGAGCACCCCGAAAACTCCGAGCACTCCGAGCACCCCGAGGGGGATCCGGCGGCCGTCCGGCCGGCCGGAGCCAAGCGGCCCGCCGGGCAGCCCTCGGGCGTACGGTTCGACCGGCCGTCGGAGCCCGACGAGTACCCGCTCGCCCCTCCGGCCGACGGCCCGGAACGCGAGGTGCCCGCCGATCCCCGGACCGGCGACCTCCCGGTTCCCCCCGCGGGCGCCAAGCTGTGTGTGGCCTGCCGTTCGGGCCAGGTGGACACCGACGGCTACTGCGAGCACTGCGGGCACGCGCAGCCACGGGAACGGGACCACATGGAACAGGAGTTGGGCGCGGTCGCCGCGGTCAGCGACCGGGGTCTGCGCCACCACCGCAACGAGGACGCGTTCGCGATCTCCTCGACCGCGCTGCCCGACGGCTCCCCCGTGGTCGTCGCGATCGTCTGCGACGGGGTCTCCTCCGCGACCCGCCCCGACGAGGCCTCGCTCGCCGCCTCCCACGCGGCGAACGAGTCGCTCCTCGCGGCCCTTCCGCTGGGAACGCATCCGCAGCAGGCCATGCACGAGGCGATCGTCGCCGCCTCGGAGGCGGTCAACGCGCTGGCCAGCCCGTCCACCGCACAGGGCGAGCACGCACCGCACGTGAACGCGCCCGCCTGCACCATCGTCGGCGCCCTCGTGACGTCCTCCCTGCTGATCGTCGGCTGGGTCGGCGACAGCCGGGTCTACTGGATTCCCGTCGACCGCTCCTCACTGCCGGCCCGGCTCACCGAGGACGACTCGTGGGCCGCGCAGATGGTCGCCGCGGGCCTGATGAACGAGGCGGAGGCGTACGCCGACGAGCGCGCCCACGCGATCACCGGCTGGCTCGGCGCCGACGCCTACGAACTGGAGCCGCACACCGTCTCGTTCAAGCCGGACCGGCCGGGTGTGGTCGTGGTGTGCACCGACGGACTGTGGAACTACGCGGAGTCGGCGGAGGAGATGGCCGAGGCCGTTCCCCTCGACGCCGCCGAGAGGCCGCTGCAGAGTGCCCAGGTTCTGGTCGGCCACGCCCTGGACGGCGGGGGCCACGACAACGTAACAGTGGCCGTCCTGCCGTTCCCCGCCCCCTCCCAGGGGGCAGGATCGGCCTGA
- a CDS encoding VWA domain-containing protein: MANFSKSNVPQFSVDVYQNEYLPEGGREVNAIVTVSATGGGTVGSAVASPHLYTPGQGPDAAVAIMVDCSGSMDYPPAKMRNARDATAAAIDTLRDGVHFAVIGGTHVAKEVYPGGGRLAVADASTRDQAKQALRKLSAGGGTAIGTWLRLADRLLSSAEVSIRHGILLTDGRNEHESPEDLRAALDSCAGRFTCDARGVGTDWEVKEVTGIASALLGTADIVADPAALAADFTHMMETAMGKEVADVALRVWTPVGTEIKFVKQVAPTVGDLTDRRTEAGPRAGDYPTGSWGDESRDYHVCVQVPTAGIGQEMLAARVSLVIPQSDGSVQNLGAQGLVRAVWTDDMTASTSINPQVAHYTGQAELAQVIQQGLDLRKAGDVDGATAKLGRAVQLAGASGNADTAKLLAKVVDVVDVAAGTVRLKARVAEADEMTLETRSTKTVRVKK, encoded by the coding sequence ATGGCCAATTTCTCGAAGTCGAACGTGCCGCAGTTCTCGGTCGACGTGTACCAGAACGAGTACCTGCCGGAGGGCGGTCGCGAGGTCAACGCGATCGTCACGGTGAGCGCGACCGGTGGCGGCACCGTCGGAAGCGCGGTCGCCTCGCCGCACCTGTACACGCCGGGCCAGGGACCGGACGCCGCCGTGGCGATCATGGTCGACTGTTCGGGCTCGATGGACTACCCGCCGGCCAAGATGCGCAACGCCCGCGACGCGACGGCCGCCGCGATCGACACCCTGCGCGACGGGGTCCACTTCGCGGTGATCGGCGGCACACACGTCGCCAAGGAGGTCTACCCGGGTGGCGGGCGGCTCGCCGTGGCGGACGCCTCCACCCGCGACCAGGCCAAGCAGGCGCTGCGCAAGCTGAGCGCGGGCGGCGGTACGGCGATCGGCACCTGGCTGCGGCTCGCCGACCGGCTGCTGTCCTCCGCGGAGGTGTCGATCCGGCACGGCATCCTGCTCACCGACGGCCGCAACGAACACGAGTCGCCCGAGGACCTGCGGGCCGCGCTGGACTCCTGTGCCGGACGCTTCACCTGCGACGCGCGGGGCGTCGGCACCGACTGGGAGGTCAAGGAGGTCACCGGGATCGCCTCGGCGCTGCTCGGCACCGCCGACATCGTCGCCGACCCCGCCGCCCTCGCCGCCGACTTCACGCACATGATGGAGACGGCCATGGGCAAGGAGGTCGCCGACGTGGCCCTGCGGGTGTGGACGCCGGTCGGCACCGAGATCAAGTTCGTCAAGCAAGTGGCGCCCACGGTCGGGGACCTGACGGACCGGCGGACCGAGGCCGGACCCCGCGCGGGCGACTACCCGACGGGCTCCTGGGGCGACGAGTCCCGCGACTACCACGTGTGCGTCCAGGTCCCGACGGCCGGGATCGGCCAGGAGATGCTGGCCGCCCGGGTCTCGCTGGTGATCCCGCAGAGCGACGGCAGCGTGCAGAACCTCGGCGCGCAGGGGCTCGTACGGGCCGTGTGGACCGACGACATGACCGCCTCGACCTCCATCAATCCGCAGGTCGCGCACTACACCGGCCAGGCCGAACTGGCACAGGTCATCCAACAAGGTCTGGATCTTCGCAAAGCGGGAGATGTCGACGGAGCAACGGCCAAGCTGGGACGGGCCGTACAGCTCGCCGGAGCCTCCGGAAACGCCGATACTGCGAAACTCCTCGCGAAGGTGGTGGACGTGGTCGACGTCGCGGCAGGTACTGTGCGATTGAAAGCACGTGTCGCGGAGGCCGACGAAATGACCCTCGAGACACGGTCCACAAAGACTGTTCGTGTAAAGAAGTAG
- a CDS encoding FHA domain-containing protein — MPTCPNGHQSGSDDWCEVCGHRMAGTVPPLPPPPPPGAGYGYPAPGSPPPAPGGRSGVPDANAEFCPQCRTPREGAAPFCEECRWNFLTNTATSYTPAAPRPPAGGPGGPGGQSPYGGPGGQSPYGDPGAPGGQNPAPRFPQPGPGQQGGPGAGGPGHDPFEYQSSRPSQMNRPAEPIPPGPQAQPYGGPQGFGDPQGFGEPSRQAAPSAPGGPGAPQQAYTQQPSPPPFTQGGPPRQGGPQPGGPAFGGGEDDWVIPPPSSGTPGGQGGQGGPGQASGYGYQQPGATQAPPGPGYQQPQQPQQPQQQQQQSLSWSATIAPDREYFMAMMQRSGPEAAGLNLPAYSPELQRPLLGNQITIGRRRHSTGESPDIDLSVPPEDPGVSHQHAVLVQQPDSTWAVVDQNSTNGTTVNGGEEPIQPFVPVPLQDGDRVHVGAWTTITIRRG, encoded by the coding sequence ATGCCGACATGCCCGAACGGACACCAGTCGGGTTCCGACGATTGGTGCGAGGTCTGCGGTCACCGCATGGCCGGTACCGTGCCCCCGCTCCCCCCACCGCCGCCGCCCGGCGCCGGTTACGGATACCCGGCGCCCGGTTCGCCGCCGCCGGCCCCCGGCGGCCGGTCCGGCGTGCCCGACGCCAACGCCGAGTTCTGCCCGCAGTGCCGTACGCCCCGTGAGGGCGCGGCGCCGTTCTGTGAGGAGTGCCGGTGGAACTTCCTGACCAACACCGCCACCTCGTACACACCGGCGGCACCGCGTCCGCCGGCCGGCGGTCCGGGCGGTCCCGGCGGGCAGTCGCCGTACGGCGGTCCCGGCGGGCAGTCTCCATACGGTGATCCCGGCGCTCCCGGCGGCCAGAATCCGGCGCCGCGGTTCCCGCAGCCCGGACCGGGACAGCAGGGCGGTCCGGGTGCCGGCGGCCCCGGTCACGACCCGTTCGAGTACCAGAGCTCGCGGCCCTCGCAGATGAACCGGCCCGCCGAACCGATCCCTCCGGGCCCCCAGGCCCAGCCGTACGGCGGCCCCCAGGGCTTCGGCGACCCCCAGGGTTTCGGCGAGCCCTCGCGCCAGGCGGCGCCGTCCGCGCCCGGCGGCCCCGGTGCTCCGCAGCAGGCCTACACCCAGCAGCCCTCCCCGCCGCCCTTCACCCAGGGCGGACCGCCTCGGCAGGGCGGCCCGCAGCCCGGCGGCCCGGCCTTCGGCGGCGGTGAGGACGACTGGGTGATCCCCCCGCCGTCGTCCGGCACGCCCGGCGGTCAGGGCGGTCAGGGCGGCCCGGGCCAGGCAAGCGGCTACGGCTACCAGCAGCCCGGCGCCACCCAGGCTCCGCCCGGTCCCGGCTACCAGCAGCCTCAGCAGCCTCAGCAGCCTCAGCAGCAGCAGCAACAGTCGTTGTCCTGGAGTGCGACCATCGCGCCGGACCGCGAGTACTTCATGGCGATGATGCAGCGCTCCGGTCCCGAGGCCGCGGGCCTGAACCTGCCCGCGTACTCGCCGGAGCTTCAGCGTCCGCTCCTCGGCAACCAGATCACCATCGGCCGCCGCCGGCACTCCACCGGCGAATCCCCGGACATCGACCTGTCGGTGCCCCCGGAGGACCCGGGTGTCTCGCACCAGCACGCGGTCCTGGTCCAGCAGCCCGACAGCACCTGGGCGGTCGTCGACCAGAACTCGACGAACGGGACCACGGTCAACGGCGGCGAGGAGCCCATCCAGCCGTTCGTGCCGGTGCCGCTTCAGGACGGCGACCGGGTGCACGTGGGCGCCTGGACGACGATCACGATCCGACGCGGCTGA